From the genome of Papaver somniferum cultivar HN1 unplaced genomic scaffold, ASM357369v1 unplaced-scaffold_46, whole genome shotgun sequence:
TTCATCTCATGTCATGAGATAAGAACTTTTTTTTGGAAGACTAAATCCAATAATCAGCATCCCAAAAGGCACAAAATGATAGTATGAATTATATTAGGGTCCAACATCTATTAGGTAATTAAATTAGAAATGGATTAtgactagggctgtcaatgggtacccattacccgggtccggaaccggatccgatggatttgggtccggttccgggtccttaaattggacccattaaccactttggacccggcgggtaattacccatATATACCCGTTTATGAACGGGTCCATCCGGATCCTACCCgtcgggtacccgcgggtattcgGGTATTTTATAAAGGCTAATTCTGTAAAAATCCCAGCGAAAATTAGGTCATATATAAAGGATGAGAAGCTCACCACCCATTTCAGCCGATCTACTTTCTTCTCCTTCCTGCAACTACTTCTACACACTGGAAGTGGAAATCCTTTGTTTCTCAAATTCTTTGACTGAAAGAAAAGTATGATATGCTACTCTACAAATTCTTAAAGTGATGCGCgtgatttttattgaatcaaTTTTAGAGGCTTTTGAATCCTCTTGAATCTGTTACAGTATGATTTTAGAAGAGATtccaactaaaaaaaaaattagaagagaATGTTAAGAAATGTTAGGAAAATAGCATCTAAAATATTATTGATTCCAATAATGGGTGGTGATAAGGTTAATCAGTGGGtatctttcaatttctcaattttaatcagtgggtatctttcaatttctcaattttaatCAGTGCTTGGTGTGCTCAATTTCTCTAAATTCAATAATTGAACTTATGGCTCTAATTGTTGCTGCTAGTGAAGTTACATTTGTGGGTAGAGTTGTCAAACAGGCCGGCCTAGATTTGTTGCTGTGTCTAGTTATTATACTATTTCTTATCTAGTAATTGTCTAGTTGAAATGAATCGCTCATCTCTTATTAGTCTACTGTTTAATTTCTTtcattttgtatcaattttttttccttgttcttgATGATTTCTCTTGCACAGACAAGGCAAACTTATTATGCTTGAATGGGTATCCCTGTAATCCCAATGATATGTGAACTCTATGGTTGTTTTTGTGAGAAATCAATGATAGCTCGAAGGTTGGGTGTTTTCAGTAGCTTGCAGCAAACATGCACAAGAGCTAGTCTTCTACTGCCATTTTGGAAATTAAGTCATAAACTACTAATTCCTTGTGCGTGGTTGATGCGTATGCTGTTTATGCGTATATGCTTGGAacatttgtctttttcttactgtATATGCATGTTAAATTTATTATCGTTTATACTTTATGACACCTGATAGGCTGATACAGATGTTTGTTGGTTTTTCCTTGTGTTCCTGTAAAGAAGACTAAAGTTACCGTTTCGAAATCACCGTGTATGCCGCCTCCTAAAGCTGCCGTTTCGAAGGCTGCAAAGAAGAGTAAAGTTGTAAACTCAGCAGAGCGGAAAGAAGTAGAAACTGTAGCCAGTGAGTCAAGTGATTCTGGTGATTCTGAACATATAGAAGCGGCAACAATAGATGTGGTTCCGTCACATACACGTAAACGCAAAAGAACCTCAAAGTATTGGGCTGAATTTCAAGAGGTATTGATAAAAGGGAAAACACACGAAGAATGCAAGCATTGCAAGAGGAATATTGGTGCGGAGAGCAAAAATGGGACAAGTAGTTtgaggaaacatctaaatagttgTATGGCGTACAAAGGAGCACAACAACAAATTAACCAAATGTTCTTGAAAGCTAGTGAAACACAATATGGGTCAGTAGCTGCTTACAACTTTAAGTTTAACCAAGAAGTAACTCGTGATTGTATTGCAAGAATGATTATCTTGCATGAACTCCCTTTCTCATTTGTAGAGTACATTGGTTTTAGAAGGGTGCTGACTTCATTACAACCCAATATTAAACTTGTGAAGCGGAACACTACGAAGTCAGACTGCATAAAGATTTATCAAATGGAAAAGAAGCATTTGTACGAGATTTTTAGTAAGGTACAGAGTCGCATAAGCCTTACTACTGATATGTGGACTTGTACCACTCAGAATAGAGGTTATATGGCTTTGAAAACTCACTATGTTGATGAAGAATGGAAGATTCAGAagataattttatattttaacgcTGTGGATGGGAAACACACTGGAGTTAACATTGCAAAGGTACTGATGGAGCAGTTGTACAAGTGGAATATAGATAGGAAGATAGCTTCAATTACGCTGGATAATGCTTCAACTAACAAAGTCGTGGTAAGTGAACTTCTTCCTCAGCTAAAACCAGATAATGGATTACATTTGGATGGGGAATTATTCCATGTTCGATGTTCTGCTCATGTAGTTGCCAttattgttgatcatgggatgctgcaaattaaagaagaaatacagAAAATTAGAAATTCACTGAAATTTATTAGAGGTTCACCACAAAGACAACAAAAATTTAAATAAGTTTGCTTGCAAGTCAATGCTCCTGATAAAAAGTTGATTCAAGACGTTGATACAAGGTGGAATTCTACCTATCTGATGCTTGAAACAACACTTCTATTTCGGGAAGCATTTAATCGGTTCGGGAAGATTGAACCTGATTTTCTTAACGTTGCTCCAACGAGTGAAGACTGGAAGAATGCAAGTAGTCTTTCAATTTTCTTGAAGTTCTTTTATGAAGTCACCATTCTCTTTTCAGGTACGTCATACGTGACAGTTAATCGTTATTTTGATACTGCTTGTTCTTTGTATTTAGAACTTCGTGGGTGGTGTGATTTCGATGATGCATTAATCTCAAAAATGGCAGTGAATAtgatgaaaaagtttgaaagataTTGGCAACTTACTAGTAAAACATTTGCAATAGCTTCCATTTTAGATCCTCGGTTTAAAATGAAATTATTGGATTACTATTTCCCATTAATATATCCTggtaacagcgaggagaagaagtTAGAAGTTATGGAAGTCTTGAAAATATTGTATAATGAATATGCAACACATTATGCTTCTTCATCTCATGTATACTCAGCAAACATTTCGACAAATCAAGTGAACATGGAAGATTCAGTTGGTAGTAGTGGTAGTACTTCATCTTCTCAAAGTTCTTTTACTTCTAGAAGGAAAGGTTTGACAGCATTTCTGGAAGAAAGTTCACAACATGACGTTGTTCGCACAGATCTAGAGCAATACCTATCAGCTGATGTTCACCCTATTAGAAAAGGAAGTGGTATTGATCTGAATGATtctagttttgatgttttggggTGGTGGAAATTTCATGGACCAATGTATCCAATTGTAGCAGTGATAGCTCGTGATATATTAGCAATTCCTACGTCATCGGTGGCTTCTGAATCTGTTTTCAGCaccagtggtagagttgtagataaatttcgttcttcaatgcttccagaaacaattgaagctcTGATATGCACACAAGATTGGATAAGAAGTGCGCTGAAGAGTAAGTAACATATTCAATTCATGTTTGCTATTATATCAATTTTAGTTAGTGATTCATTTACTATGGTTCTTGTACGTCAACTAACTATTTTATTGTGTTAGATGAGGGATTTGGGTTAGGTAGTACTTCACTTCAGACTCTTTTGGAGGCAATGGAGGAGCTCGAGTCAGACGATGATGATGCAACATCGCACATTGTCTAACTGACTGACTATCAATTTAAGGTAAAATAACCAGCTAACCTTGGAATGCACAAATTTGTATTTCCTTAAACTTTGTCGAAATGTGATTAGTACAGTATAAGGAAATACATTCGTAAGAAAGTTTGACTTGTGTCTGTCTATGATTACTTGTACACGTTGGAATGCACAAATTTGTTTCATCACATGCAAGGTCTTTGATTGTGATATGGTTACTTGTACACGTTGTTTGGTTGAAgatgcaagatttgtacttttttaCTCGTAGCACATTGTCTTTACGTAATGTATTTCCTTAAACTTGGTAGAGAATGTGGTAGTGATAATAATTTTGAGATGGTTTCTGAATTGGGAAAAATTGGGAATATGATCAACTGTTTATGTTTCTCTTGCAGGAACAATTGGAAATATGATGGTGAAATCTTTAGTGAACTGGTTGGAACTTCtttttggtatatatatataatatattataTAGGCATAGCCAAAGAACATGCGAAGTGCGAACTACATCcttcttttttgtatatgtacttgTGAAGGAAACGCATTTATCTTTTGGGGCTTCTACACTTTATAGAATGATATGTCTGTCAACTTTTGTGGTTATAATACGACAGACTATATTAGCCATTAGGGCTGGCGTTACTTGTAGTTATCGGCTAAAAAAATGTCTGCCAACTTTTGTATTTAATATTTATCATATATAATGGCAGATTCTTACTTATAGCTAGGAAAGTAACTTTGATTTTCCTAATCTAAGGATTCTAAGCTCAAGTTTACTCTACTTTTGTATGTATGTTAAAGATGGTCACTTTTCAGGTGTTGAATAATCCTTTTTCAGTACTCAGGAGCCATAAAATTGGGAAGTCATATAAGTTTGTTTTTTTACCCGATGGGTACCCGAACCCGGTGATTACCCGTGACCTTTActgggtccggttctgggccaacacattatggaaccggccccggaaccgttaggacccggaaccgacgCTGATAtgtcgggtccggttctgggccatatactacccgggaggacccggacccgttgacagccctaattATGACTAGAAAGAAAAATCTTCCAAAATAGATTATGGCTTTTTAATGCAAATTACTAAAGCATAAGGGGGTTAGGGTCGAACTCCCCATCactagggatggccatttgccccacccaaacccatccccgtgggtacccgccccgttcgggtagggttttacccgcacaaatggagatgggatcgggtatggataatacccgaaaactaagctacggggatggggtagggatgggattcaaggtccccgccccatacccgccccgtatctttcacaagttaggggtttagacttttatgcaacaatgtgtataatttttatacttccaccacttagtcgagctttctttcatttatcatattctcgatcgttcttgtacattcatcactttcgttcttttttttttgtgatcaaacacattctctaaaagttaaaatagagaaaatgaagcagataatgaaatggttaacgtggacgaagatagaacgggacaggaaaaaacagaaaaactaataagtcattaacagattcttttgttcactttaagataaattactgaatttaagattccagaatgcgtcgttcttacgttattatttttatttgaatcatatttaagttttgattataatcaaatttatgtattaactcagtgTTACGGGTAATCCATGGGAAACCCGTcccatatgggtattccccaTACCTGCCCCGTCCCGATTCATATGGTTAACGGGGAGGGGATGGGTATTTTTTTACAAACGGAACAGTGACTGGGATTGACACTACCCGCCCCATACCCGTCCCATGACCATCCTACAAATTTTTCGAGAAAGAAAAATCTTCTGAACTGCATGTTGATTCCATGACACAAATTAGTAAAGGAGGATGGGGTTAGGGTAAAACTCGCCATCACTCTCAATCTTCGAAGAAAAATTAGTGACTGAACTAATCGAGATCTACCAAATTTTACAAATTTGTTTTAATAATcctcaaaatgaaaaaaaaatccaagaaaATTGTTGATTGGCTAAGTTTAAGCCGCGCCTTTCAAAAAACAAACGGTCCTGATTCTCCAAAATCTGTAAATCCAAAGGATCCGATTCCTAACCGCGTCACTAAATTAAAACCGCTTTTATCTTCGCAAACAGACAAACTAGATTCTACTTAACATCGCAAAGAGAGAATTTTCCCCATTTCCTCTCAATTTCACTCCCAGAGACTTCTCTCACCtcaaaaaccctagatttctacCCTGGGGTTCTATTGTTCATATACAATTCGGTCAATTTTTGTTGCATTTTCAAGAATTGGACTTCATTGGTCAATTTAGGTTGCATTTTCAAGAATCGGACTTCAAAttaaggtaaaatttgtcaattcTTGtgtaaatttgatgaatttagggcaGTTTTGATAATGGGTTTTCTTCTTTTGGGGggattgttaagattttgctcttgaaatctgtttgattttgttaTGAACATACAGATTGGTGGGTATTGTAGTTTgccatttttcattattttttttctcaaattgctaattttttcttgtttttgttgataATTCTTAAGTTATGTTAGTGACTAATTGTATTGAGAATTGAAGATTTTGGGCTTACTAGATTATGCAATGACTGATTATATTCATGTTGATTACATCAATTTCAGGGAGTAGTGGAAATTGAAGATCTGTTACTTATAAAAGGTCTTTGCAGCAAAGACCAATAGCTTAAGAATCTTTTGCTTTGCTCATTTGTAACCTGATAACATCTGATGGGATGGGGAAACATCTACAAAAGGCGCATGAAAGTGTTCACGGTTGCCGTGATAATTTACCTGGACTATAAGGTGAGTTAGTGTTTCCTGGTTGACTATCATTTACTAACTGAAGGTTGAAAAGAATCTAATgacttgattttggtttttttactACTGAAGACATTGCAGCAAAGAGAGAGATGGAGTAGCAAAACTAAAAGAGCTGCGCTGTGGGAGAAAACTCATGAGCGTAATGCGAAGCGGCTTCTTAGTTTGATTGTAGAGTTGGAAGGGTTGTGGGTGAAACTAGGTCAGTATTTATCGACACGTGCTGATGTACTTCCTCAGGCGTATATTGTTCTCCTCAAGCAGTTGCAAGATTCTCTTCCTCCGCGCCCAGTGAAAGAGGTGAAATTATATAGCTTATCAGATACAGTGTGTTCTCATATCTCGATTAAACTTTCAAGTTGTGTTTCAAGTTCTAATCacttaaagaataaaataaataagtAAGAAGTAAAAGGTCAGCCTCTGCTTCTTTTCTTTGAAAAATATGCATTAAACAGTCCAATACGCTCTTTGCTGATTCATCATCTTATTGCACTGTTATTGTTTTTACCTGACAGTTTCTGTTACAATAGGTTTGCCGAACTATTCAGAAAGAGTTGGGAAAATCTGTGGATGATCTCTTCTCAGAATTTGTTGAAACTCCTCTTGCAACAGCGTCGGTAagattctgagactaaaccttAGAAACCTGCTTGAACCAACTTGAATGTTTATAGGGACTAAATGCAGTCATATCAGAAATTTAGAATCAATGCTGGATGGACATATGTAGGATGCTCTAAATGAAATAGGTTATGATACCATCTTAGCATTAAATCATGTTATTATGCTCATTTAGCGAGGAGAGAGTAATTTTTGAAATTAGTAGTACAAAATGTTGAATAGTTATATCATGCTTTTCTTGCAAATGAACAGCTTTTCAATGTAATGGGACTAATGGCTGTATAATCTTCTCTTGATGTCTTTCTTATCCAAAATGTAGATAGCACAAGTTCATCGTGCAACTCTAAACGATGGGAGGAACGTGGTTGTTAAAGTTCAGCATGAGGGCATCAAGACAGTCATACTAGAGGTTATAGATTTCTTTAACTTCGGTTCTGATGAACAAATTATTTGAAGTAGTCAATTTGTGAGTGTTAAGCATTCCATCCCCTTGCAGGACTTGAAGAATGCAAAGTCGATAGTTGATTGGATAGCATGGGCAGAACCACAATATGACTTCAACCCGATGATCGATGAGTGGTGCAAAGAAGCACCCAAAGAACTGGACTTTAATCATGAAGCTGGTAATAGTTTCCCCTGATATAATCAACATTGATATGATTTCAGAATACCTAAACTGGAATGAAggatattttctggtttttgatattttctagGCACAATAGTTTTTTACATTGGATAGTTGCGGcgttttgtttgaatttttgaCCCACGTTAACGATGCAATCTGTGGTTGTGTAATGTGCATACATACAGAGAACACGAGAACTGTCTCAAAGAACCTTAACTACAAAGACAAGCGGGATAATGCTGCCCCTGGGAATGCCGTCGATGTCTTTATTCCAGAAGTGATTCAGGTATAATTCTTCGAGCATCACCCTGACCTCATGATGCTTATCATGTGAAAGCATTGGAAAGACATGGTAGTAAGCCAATAGTTGAATCTTTCCAGAGATTTTCTATCAACATTACTCTATAAAGTACGAACTAAATATTCATTCGTTTATTGCAGTCATCGGAGAAGTGCCTTGTTTTAGAATACATGGATGGAATTCGTTTAAATGACAAAGAATCATTGGATGCTTTTGGTGTTGACAAACAAAAGCTCCTTGAAGAAATTACCCGTGCGTATGCCCACCAAATATATGTGGATGGATTTTTTAACGGTGATCCCCATCCTGGTATGCGCCTCATCTTTGCAAACTTATACTTCTATGCCTGGGAGTGTATTAAACACTGACAATATTAATTTAGTTGCAATTCATGTGAACGTGTCGAAAGGTGTTTACATATGGTTGATGCTGATAGCACttgcttgattttttttctcttcctgCTCTCTCGCTATAGGTAATTTTCTTGTGAGCAAGGAACCCCCACATCGTCCGATTTTGCTAGACTTTGGTCTTACAAAGAGAGTGTCAACCTCTATGAAGCAAGGACTTGCGAAGATGTTCCTGGCATGTTGTGAGGTTCgtagatcttttcttcaattttgtaTTATTTTAATGAAAATCTATTATTCAACCAATAGTTTAACTGAAAAAGCTAAGCAACGTATCCCCTTTTATGCACTTATTTCTTTGTTGTTTTTTCGATCCTTGATGAGCCAAATTGGGCACTCTGGTACCGTTTGGTCTGTAGGAAGCTATGGGCGTTCTACCTTCTTCTTGtgtgcatttttcttttcttccaaaGAAGCTCGAAAAACCTCATAAATTAGAGTTATGAATTACATTCCTTGAGATTTTTGTAAGTGGATATCAGTGAAAGAAATTTAGTTAGTGCCGTTGCGACTAATAGGTGTTTATAGATAATTGCGCTGCTGATTGATATCTATATTGTAGTTTCTCTTCAAATAGAACAGTTAATGACTGAATATAGATCAATctctaaaactaaaaaaaaaaaaaaatgcatctgCCTTCAAAACCTGAACTCTTTGGAGAAATGCTTGTTTCAAAGGTTTTTTAAAAACATATTATATATTTCTTTTACTCTTTTCTGATGGTTTCCTTGTGAATGTGTTCGTCTATTACTGTTCTTGTAGTACTTTCTAAGTTATGTACTGAAGTATCTTAATGAACTCTACTAAGGTGAGCCCTTTGTTTCTGGTGTTTAAGTTAAATGGTCAACAAAGTCCCCCACAAAATGCGAGCTTTGAGGACAATGTGCTTCAGAATTCGTTGCTTGACCAGATAGTGATTTTTGTCATTCCTTGCATTCCTTCATAGCCACAAATTTCTTGTTGATTCTGTCACAGGGGGATCATGTGGCACTTTTGTCGGCTTTTGCTGAGATGGGACTTAGGTTGCGGGTAGACCTTCCTGAGCAGGCTATGGAGGTAACAAATGTGTTCTTCCGTGCTTCTACACCAGCAAGTCAAGCCCTTGTAAGTACACATGTATGATATCTCTGTTTATCTACTCAACATCAATTAGTTGAATTTTTTACTTACCCTTTTCTTTTTATCCTTTTCAGGAAACCATAAAATCTATATCGGACCAAAGAACAAAAGGTATGAAGGTCGTCCAGGAAAAGATGAAACTCAACAAGGAGGAAGCATCACACTTCAACCCTGTATGGCCACGTCCATTGCTCTCTATTATTAGCCATTTTTTCATGacaatctgttttttttttttttagtttagttGTTCTATCAACTAGGTACGTTTTAATTTGAACATTTCATGATGGTTGTTCCAGCAAATAGTTGTGACTTCATTTCATTCATAACGGAAAGCATTTGAACTTTACATTCCAGGTTGATGCTTTTCCAGGTGACGCTGTGATATTTTTGCGGGTTCTAAATCTTCTTCGAGGTCTGCACTAACCACTTACCTTGGCAATAAAAACATCTTTCCCCTATTTTAATTTGTTTATTAACATTTTATGCTTTACAGGGCTTTCATCAATAATGGATGCTCGCATTGTGTACTTGGATATGATGAGGCCTTTTGCAGAATCTGTTCTTCAAGGGTTAGTCTAGTTTCATATTTCCTTCTGCTGCTTTTAGAACCTGATTCTTTTATTGGATTTCCTCGCTTGTTATATTTCTTGTTCATCATTCACTGTACACTATTCACTTTGATCTTCTTCCTAACCTCCTTTTAACATTCCATTTATGGACTACAGAACTATTAGTAGAGGGCCAGCAACAAATGCAGAGTGGATCCATGACACACCTGTTCTCTCCGATGTCGAAGGAAAACTGAGGCAGCTCCTCATTAAGCTAGGGCATGAGGATAAAATACTTGGAATTCAGGTAATGATGTGTAGAACTCCTGGTATTTGGTCACAAAAATCCATACCCGGAAATTGCTAAGTTTTGTCTTTGTACTTGGAATTCTGCTGATGGAAACAGATGCTTCTGGGTGCTTTTTTGGTTAACATGGTGGGTAATTTTTTCGTTTTAGGTGTGTGCCTACAAAGATGGGAAAGTTATTATAGAT
Proteins encoded in this window:
- the LOC113342659 gene encoding uncharacterized protein LOC113342659 isoform X1 → MGWGNIYKRRMKVFTVAVIIYLDYKTLQQRERWSSKTKRAALWEKTHERNAKRLLSLIVELEGLWVKLGQYLSTRADVLPQAYIVLLKQLQDSLPPRPVKEVCRTIQKELGKSVDDLFSEFVETPLATASIAQVHRATLNDGRNVVVKVQHEGIKTVILEDLKNAKSIVDWIAWAEPQYDFNPMIDEWCKEAPKELDFNHEAENTRTVSKNLNYKDKRDNAAPGNAVDVFIPEVIQSSEKCLVLEYMDGIRLNDKESLDAFGVDKQKLLEEITRAYAHQIYVDGFFNGDPHPGNFLVSKEPPHRPILLDFGLTKRVSTSMKQGLAKMFLACCEGDHVALLSAFAEMGLRLRVDLPEQAMEVTNVFFRASTPASQALETIKSISDQRTKGMKVVQEKMKLNKEEASHFNPVDAFPGDAVIFLRVLNLLRGLSSIMDARIVYLDMMRPFAESVLQGTISRGPATNAEWIHDTPVLSDVEGKLRQLLIKLGHEDKILGIQVCAYKDGKVIIDTAAGMLGMYDPRPVQPDSLFPVFSVTKGVTAGLVHSLVDNGKLKLEENISTIWPVFGANGKDNIKVHHVLNHTSGLHNALANIMQENPLLLCEWDECFSRMAMSVPETEPGQQQLYHYLSFGWLCGGIIENASGMKLQEVLEEKLIHPLNIEGELYIGVPPGVESRLATLTVDLEDLKSLSDMGSRPDLPSSFQLQNLSQLVTALPMLFNSLNIRRAIIPAANGHCSARALARYYATLADGGMVPPPHSASSKNSLGSHPHIPKFPTAKKPKKKITQFREVLFLKSLTKRTDQTRSSSDGSSSSRKSSETSKDDLETTTKVDRIFSNPKVLDAFLGVGDYSNMVIPNGKFGLGFKRFNSTDGSISSFGHSGIGGSTGFCDNKHNFAIAVTLNKMSLGSVTRSIIQLVCSELNLPVPEEYSKRDEKGSDLLTPIIN
- the LOC113342659 gene encoding uncharacterized protein LOC113342659 isoform X2, with protein sequence MGWGNIYKRRMKVFTVAVIIYLDYKTLQQRERWSSKTKRAALWEKTHERNAKRLLSLIVELEGLWVKLGQYLSTRADVLPQAYIVLLKQLQDSLPPRPVKEVCRTIQKELGKSVDDLFSEFVETPLATASIAQVHRATLNDGRNVVVKVQHEGIKTVILEDLKNAKSIVDWIAWAEPQYDFNPMIDEWCKEAPKELDFNHEAENTRTVSKNLNYKDKRDNAAPGNAVDVFIPEVIQSSEKCLVLEYMDGIRLNDKESLDAFGVDKQKLLEEITRAYAHQIYVDGFFNGDPHPGNFLVSKEPPHRPILLDFGLTKRVSTSMKQGLAKMFLACCEGDHVALLSAFAEMGLRLRVDLPEQAMEVTNVFFRASTPASQALETIKSISDQRTKGMKVVQEKMKLNKEEASHFNPVDAFPGDAVIFLRVLNLLRGLSSIMDARIVYLDMMRPFAESVLQGTISRGPATNAEWIHDTPVLSDVEGKLRQLLIKLGHEDKILGIQVCAYKDGKVIIDTAAGMLGIKLKLEENISTIWPVFGANGKDNIKVHHVLNHTSGLHNALANIMQENPLLLCEWDECFSRMAMSVPETEPGQQQLYHYLSFGWLCGGIIENASGMKLQEVLEEKLIHPLNIEGELYIGVPPGVESRLATLTVDLEDLKSLSDMGSRPDLPSSFQLQNLSQLVTALPMLFNSLNIRRAIIPAANGHCSARALARYYATLADGGMVPPPHSASSKNSLGSHPHIPKFPTAKKPKKKITQFREVLFLKSLTKRTDQTRSSSDGSSSSRKSSETSKDDLETTTKVDRIFSNPKVLDAFLGVGDYSNMVIPNGKFGLGFKRFNSTDGSISSFGHSGIGGSTGFCDNKHNFAIAVTLNKMSLGSVTRSIIQLVCSELNLPVPEEYSKRDEKGSDLLTPIIN